A genomic window from Chloroflexota bacterium includes:
- a CDS encoding CoA transferase, whose protein sequence is MRPLEGIHVVELSTGIAGPYAGMLLADYGAEVVKVEPPAGDPARRLPGFAMWGRNKQSMVLDLTGVADRDRLGHLLAGADVCITPDLAPIGAAGAANPGLVVLHMPPYHPGETPWAGGEESHGLLSASGGPSCRQSSFDGNPIELIYPVALYQQGVWGAACATAALVERQRSGLGQVVTVSGLHGVIASCPGSFVIDPGQPVATTDVGPGGRHPTYTTYRCGDGEWLFLAALTPKFQANAFKTLGVGDIHADPRIENAPSRMIEPANRVWIREKLSEAFASRPRDAWLNALEVGDCPAGPLFERDVWLDHPQIDANELRITLDDPERGPVMMPSLCIGLEATPGQIRTPAPRLGAHTETAGRWSPRTAAVPMWTPPPDERPVEADGRGPLAGIRVLDLGTILAGPYAGSLLAGLGADVIKVEAPAGDAFRDTGFVYNRGMRGLAIDLRQPGGQRAFHQLAAHADAAIDNSRLGVAARLKADYRSLAAINPGIVTLSIAGFGENGPEAHRPAFDPVLQAMSGMMRAQGGDSDPLFFTIPVNDVVAAVTAVLAVCLGLYHRGVSGKGQRTWTSLAASSLTMQSGELLRFEGRTPAQRGARDFNGPDCADRYYRASDGWLRVQAPDLAALTEALELGVSGREASAADIERRIAALPRMAILERLRCAGIPAVAACQPLDLASDPALADADLLLECQFPDGRPYLVPHRYARFSRTEQAGICEPPGIGQHSRAVLAEAGLPEGEIERLAADGTIVDGQPFVLTALVNYR, encoded by the coding sequence ATGCGGCCACTGGAAGGCATCCACGTCGTCGAGTTGTCCACCGGCATCGCCGGGCCGTACGCCGGCATGCTGCTGGCGGACTATGGCGCGGAGGTCGTGAAGGTCGAGCCGCCAGCCGGCGATCCGGCCCGCCGCCTGCCCGGCTTCGCGATGTGGGGCCGCAACAAGCAGAGCATGGTGCTCGACCTGACAGGTGTGGCTGACCGGGACCGGCTCGGGCACCTCCTGGCCGGAGCGGACGTCTGCATCACCCCGGATCTCGCCCCGATCGGTGCGGCCGGAGCGGCCAATCCCGGCCTCGTCGTCCTGCACATGCCCCCGTACCATCCCGGCGAGACGCCCTGGGCCGGCGGCGAGGAGTCGCACGGGCTGCTCTCGGCGAGCGGTGGCCCGTCCTGCCGCCAGTCCTCCTTTGACGGCAACCCCATCGAGCTGATCTACCCCGTCGCGCTGTACCAGCAGGGCGTGTGGGGGGCAGCCTGCGCCACGGCGGCGCTGGTCGAGCGGCAGCGCTCTGGACTCGGGCAGGTCGTGACCGTCTCGGGGCTGCACGGCGTCATCGCCAGTTGCCCCGGCTCGTTCGTCATCGACCCCGGCCAGCCCGTCGCCACGACGGATGTCGGCCCCGGCGGACGCCATCCGACCTACACGACCTATCGGTGCGGCGACGGCGAGTGGCTGTTCCTGGCGGCGCTGACCCCCAAGTTTCAGGCCAACGCCTTCAAGACGCTCGGGGTGGGGGACATCCACGCCGATCCGCGCATCGAGAACGCTCCGAGCCGGATGATCGAGCCGGCGAACCGCGTCTGGATCCGCGAGAAGCTGTCAGAGGCGTTCGCCAGCCGCCCGCGCGACGCCTGGCTCAACGCGCTGGAGGTTGGCGACTGCCCGGCCGGCCCCCTCTTCGAGCGCGATGTCTGGCTCGATCACCCGCAGATCGACGCCAACGAGCTGCGGATCACCCTGGACGATCCCGAGCGCGGTCCGGTCATGATGCCGAGCCTCTGCATCGGGCTGGAGGCGACGCCCGGCCAGATCCGGACCCCCGCCCCGCGCCTCGGCGCGCACACCGAGACGGCCGGCCGGTGGTCTCCTCGGACGGCCGCCGTCCCGATGTGGACGCCGCCGCCCGATGAACGCCCGGTGGAAGCGGACGGCCGGGGTCCGCTGGCCGGCATTCGCGTCCTCGATCTCGGCACGATCCTGGCCGGGCCATACGCCGGCTCGCTCCTGGCCGGCCTCGGCGCGGACGTGATCAAGGTTGAAGCGCCGGCCGGCGACGCCTTCCGCGACACCGGCTTCGTCTACAACCGGGGTATGCGCGGCCTCGCCATCGACCTTCGCCAGCCAGGCGGGCAGCGCGCATTCCACCAGCTTGCCGCCCACGCCGATGCCGCGATCGACAATTCGCGGCTCGGGGTCGCAGCCCGCCTCAAGGCCGACTACCGCTCGTTGGCCGCCATCAACCCTGGCATCGTGACGCTCTCGATTGCCGGGTTCGGCGAGAACGGGCCAGAGGCGCACCGTCCGGCGTTCGACCCCGTGCTGCAAGCGATGAGCGGCATGATGCGGGCGCAGGGCGGCGACAGTGACCCGCTGTTCTTCACGATCCCCGTCAACGACGTGGTGGCGGCGGTCACGGCGGTCCTGGCCGTCTGCCTCGGGCTGTACCATCGGGGCGTCAGCGGCAAGGGGCAGCGCACCTGGACGTCGCTGGCAGCCTCGTCCCTCACGATGCAGTCTGGCGAGTTGCTGCGCTTCGAGGGCAGAACGCCGGCCCAGCGTGGCGCGCGCGACTTCAACGGTCCGGACTGCGCGGACCGCTACTATCGGGCGTCGGACGGCTGGCTGCGAGTCCAGGCCCCTGACCTGGCGGCCCTGACCGAGGCGCTGGAGCTTGGAGTCAGCGGCCGGGAGGCGAGCGCCGCAGACATCGAGCGGCGGATCGCCGCGCTGCCACGCATGGCCATCCTCGAGCGACTCCGCTGCGCCGGCATCCCGGCGGTGGCCGCCTGCCAGCCGCTGGATCTGGCCAGCGACCCCGCCCTGGCCGACGCCGACCTGCTGCTGGAGTGCCAGTTCCCGGACGGTCGACCGTACCTCGTGCCCCACCGCTACGCCCGGTTCAGCCGGACGGAGCAGGCTGGCATCTGCGAGCCGCCGGGCATCGGACAGCACAGCCGGGCGGTGCTGGCTGAGGCCGGCCTGCCGGAGGGGGAGATCGAGCGGCTCGCTGCGGACGGCACGATCGTCGACGGGCAGCCGTTCGTGCTGACAGCCCTGGTCAACTACCGCTGA
- a CDS encoding cupredoxin domain-containing protein, giving the protein MNRIDFSGVMMALLTGFILSAGITGFLMSANGIQFPIPAPRAGIMAAPGIAAPAVQVQTQAQAAPGAALAPVEIKVQATDLKFGPPTLQAKVGQPVKIVLENKGAIEHDIAFPTLKANKPAADLKAVARTGQTATLEFTPTAKGVYEYVCTIPGHKEAGMKGTINVTD; this is encoded by the coding sequence ATGAATCGCATCGACTTCAGTGGCGTGATGATGGCGCTCCTGACCGGCTTCATTCTCAGCGCAGGCATCACCGGATTCCTGATGTCCGCGAACGGCATCCAGTTCCCGATCCCGGCCCCGCGCGCTGGCATCATGGCCGCTCCTGGTATCGCCGCCCCGGCCGTGCAGGTGCAGACGCAGGCCCAGGCCGCGCCCGGTGCTGCGCTGGCCCCGGTCGAGATCAAGGTGCAGGCCACCGATCTGAAGTTCGGCCCGCCGACGCTCCAGGCGAAGGTCGGCCAGCCGGTCAAGATCGTCCTGGAGAACAAGGGCGCCATCGAGCATGACATCGCCTTCCCGACGCTCAAGGCGAACAAGCCAGCGGCGGACCTGAAGGCCGTTGCGCGGACCGGCCAGACGGCGACCCTGGAGTTCACCCCGACGGCGAAGGGCGTCTACGAGTACGTCTGCACGATCCCTGGCCACAAGGAAGCCGGCATGAAGGGCACGATCAATGTCACAGACTGA
- the nirK gene encoding nitrite reductase, copper-containing: protein MSSTTVAVIGGLTAGIVGGALFAASLVARPQPLGPSVTVPQPGGPAINVPQAPAPDVAVTTANAVGTAVATIKNRPSAAGLTALAQPKIEAPIPQRGPQLVKYEVETTEVTAMMDDGVAYTYWTFGSTVPGPMLRVRQGDTVELTLKNSPTSKVSHSIDLHAVTGPGGGAKATQLAPGESATIRFKAMNPGVYVYHCATPLVPHHIASGMYGLIVVEPPEGLPPVDHEFYVMQGDFYLDGDRTEAGVHDFAMQNMTDEHPSHIVFNGSVGALTGQNALKAKVGEKVRIFFGVGGPNITSSFHVIGEIFDRVAPEGALSDHQRNVQTTLVPAGGATMTEFTVDYPGTYVLVDHSLGRMTKGAVGMLDVEGTANPDVFEVLHTPGHDAPGH from the coding sequence ATGAGCAGCACGACCGTCGCTGTGATTGGTGGACTCACCGCCGGGATCGTAGGCGGGGCGCTCTTCGCCGCCAGCCTGGTGGCCCGCCCGCAACCCCTCGGACCGTCGGTTACGGTCCCCCAGCCGGGCGGCCCGGCCATCAACGTGCCCCAGGCGCCGGCCCCTGACGTGGCCGTCACCACCGCCAACGCCGTCGGCACCGCCGTTGCGACGATCAAGAATCGACCGTCAGCGGCCGGCCTGACCGCCCTGGCGCAGCCGAAGATCGAAGCGCCGATCCCACAGCGCGGACCGCAGCTGGTCAAGTACGAGGTCGAGACGACCGAAGTCACGGCGATGATGGATGACGGCGTCGCCTACACCTACTGGACGTTCGGCAGCACCGTCCCCGGTCCGATGCTCCGCGTGCGGCAGGGCGACACCGTCGAGCTGACGCTCAAGAACTCCCCGACCAGCAAGGTCTCGCACAGCATCGACCTGCACGCGGTGACCGGCCCCGGCGGCGGCGCGAAGGCGACCCAGCTGGCCCCGGGCGAGTCCGCGACCATCCGCTTCAAGGCGATGAACCCTGGCGTCTACGTCTACCACTGCGCGACGCCGCTGGTGCCGCACCACATCGCGAGCGGCATGTACGGCCTGATCGTGGTCGAGCCGCCGGAGGGCCTGCCGCCCGTTGACCACGAGTTCTACGTGATGCAGGGCGACTTCTACCTGGATGGCGACCGCACCGAGGCTGGCGTCCACGACTTCGCCATGCAGAACATGACCGACGAGCACCCCAGCCACATCGTGTTCAACGGGTCCGTCGGCGCGCTCACCGGGCAGAACGCGCTCAAGGCGAAGGTCGGCGAGAAGGTCCGCATCTTCTTCGGAGTCGGCGGCCCGAACATTACGTCGAGCTTCCACGTCATCGGCGAGATCTTCGACCGTGTCGCCCCCGAGGGCGCGCTGAGCGACCACCAGCGCAACGTCCAGACGACCCTGGTGCCGGCTGGCGGCGCGACGATGACCGAGTTCACCGTGGACTACCCCGGCACCTACGTCCTGGTCGATCACAGCCTCGGTCGGATGACCAAGGGCGCGGTCGGCATGCTCGATGTCGAAGGCACGGCCAACCCCGACGTCTTCGAAGTGCTGCACACCCCCGGCCACGACGCCCCCGGCCATTGA
- a CDS encoding response regulator transcription factor has protein sequence MLRVALVDDHRLLREGLKSYLMSNGVEIVGEGGTGRDGLRLAREVRPDVLLMDLSMPEMDGLEATRLIKAELPEQVIVILTASEAEADVFEAVKSGAQGYLLKDLPPEQLIGHLEAAARGEAALSPVLAAKILAELARTARNAAPGTTTRPLSPTGPTPEAHAPAPAVPPRAPAGPDGAPADEVEPLTAREREVLALVVKGASNREIAEALVVSDNTVKYHLKNILQKLHLHNRAQVVAYALRRGMDQATGG, from the coding sequence ATGCTGCGTGTGGCGCTCGTGGACGACCATCGACTGCTGCGCGAGGGGCTGAAAAGCTACCTGATGAGTAACGGCGTCGAGATCGTGGGCGAGGGCGGCACCGGCCGCGACGGCCTGCGACTGGCCCGCGAGGTCCGGCCGGACGTGCTGCTGATGGATCTGAGCATGCCGGAGATGGACGGGCTGGAGGCGACCCGCCTGATCAAAGCCGAGCTGCCGGAGCAGGTCATCGTCATCCTGACGGCATCCGAGGCCGAGGCGGACGTCTTCGAAGCGGTCAAATCGGGCGCACAGGGGTACTTGCTCAAGGATCTCCCGCCGGAGCAGCTTATCGGCCACCTGGAGGCCGCGGCGCGTGGCGAGGCCGCGCTCTCGCCGGTCCTGGCCGCGAAAATCCTGGCGGAGCTGGCGAGAACGGCCCGGAACGCCGCGCCAGGAACGACCACGCGCCCCCTCTCGCCGACCGGCCCCACGCCGGAAGCCCACGCGCCTGCTCCGGCCGTGCCGCCACGCGCGCCCGCTGGCCCGGACGGCGCGCCCGCCGACGAGGTCGAGCCGCTCACGGCCCGCGAGCGCGAGGTGCTGGCCCTGGTCGTCAAAGGTGCGTCGAACCGCGAGATCGCCGAGGCGCTGGTGGTCTCGGACAACACCGTGAAGTACCACCTCAAGAATATTCTTCAAAAGCTGCACCTGCACAACCGGGCGCAGGTGGTCGCCTACGCGCTGCGCCGAGGCATGGATCAAGCGACCGGCGGATGA
- a CDS encoding cupin domain-containing protein, producing the protein MTGTAPSSVVAQPFFYLADLTQTVEIPPDGTLSRTVYGDDSIKVVLFGFDAGQELSEHTSARPALLQVLAGQARLTLGGESFEAGPGAFVHMAAGLPHSVCAVTPLVLQLTLLPPSADA; encoded by the coding sequence ATGACCGGTACCGCACCGTCCTCCGTCGTAGCCCAACCGTTCTTCTACCTTGCGGACCTCACGCAGACCGTCGAGATCCCGCCGGACGGCACGCTGAGCCGCACGGTCTACGGTGACGACTCGATCAAGGTCGTCCTGTTCGGCTTCGACGCCGGCCAGGAGCTCTCAGAGCACACGTCGGCCCGCCCGGCCCTGCTCCAGGTGCTCGCGGGTCAGGCCCGTCTGACCCTCGGCGGCGAGTCGTTTGAGGCTGGCCCGGGCGCGTTCGTCCACATGGCGGCCGGGTTGCCGCACAGCGTCTGCGCGGTCACGCCGCTGGTGCTCCAACTGACGCTGCTGCCGCCGTCCGCCGACGCCTGA